CCAGCACTTCCGGGTTAAGGCAGGTTTCAGGACGACCGCCGGACAGCATGGCCAGAAGGTTGCGGGCGGCCATGGTCGCCATGTTGGTGCGGGTGGATGTCGTGGCCGAGCCGACATGGGGCAGAAGGACCGTGTTCGGCAACGCCGCCAGCCCCTGGGCCAGACGCGGCTCGAATTCGTACACGTCCAGGCCCGCGCCGGAGATCTGGCCGATTTTCAGGGCATCAACCAAATCGTCTTCCTTGATCAGCGGCCCGCGTCCGGTATTGATGAGGATGGCCGAGTCCTTCATGCGGCGGAAGGCCGCTGCGTTGAAGAGATGTTTCGACCTGGGCGTGAGCGGCGCGTGCAGGCTGATGAAGTCGGACTGGGCCAGCAGGTCCTCGAACGGCACGAGTCGCGCGCCGAGTTCGGCTTCAAGCACGTCGTTGCGGCGCCCCGACGAGCTGGAATAGACCACGGACATGCGAAACCCCTTGGACATGAGCGCCATGGCCGTGCCGATGCGTCCGGCCCCGACAATGCCCAAAGTCTTGCCGCACACGTCCGCGCCCAAAAACTGCAGCGGCCCCCAGCCGGACCATTGCCCCGAGCGCATGACCGCGTCGGCCTCGACCACGCGCCTGGCCACGGCGAACAAAAGCGTCCAGGCGAGCTCGGCCGTGGCGTCGGTCAGCACGCCCGGCGTATTGGACACCGGGATGCGCCGCCGGGTCGCCTCGGCCACGTCGATGTTGTCGAATCCCACGGCATAATTGGCGTACCCCTTGAGCCTTGGGGCCGCGTCAAAAAATTCGCCATCGATACGGTCGGTCAGAAGGCCAATAACGCCGTCCTTGTCCCGGACCTTGGCCAGAAGTTCGTCCCGGCCCAGGGGGCGATCATCCGGATTGACCTCCACCTCGCACACGGTGCGCAACAGGTCCAGGCCGGCGGCGGGAATCAGACGGGTCACATACACGTTCGGCTTCATGACACGCTCCTTTGCTGTCTGTTTCAAGAATTTCCAATCAGGGCTACCGTGGACGCGACCTGCCTTCAAGTGCGGGAATTGGCGCAGGCTGGTCTTGTCCATGCCGGAATTTGCACTTGATTTCGTCCAAAAACCTGTTCTAGGGCAGGCCTGTCCGTGCGACGCGCCATAAGCGCCGCCATTTCACTTCACCGAGGAGTTGTTCACGATGATCGAAACACACAATCTGGGCATGCACTTTGGCCCCGTCACGGCGCTGAAGGACGCCACCTTCCGCGTCGGGCAGGGCGAAATTTTGGGCCTGCTCGGTCCCAACGGAGCGGGCAAGTCCACGATCATGAAAATACTGACCACCTACCTGCGCCCGTCCACGGGCACGGCCACGGTCTGCGGATTCGACGTGCTCCGCGACCCGCTCAAAGTCCGCCAGAAAATCGGTTACCTGCCGGAAAACCTGCCCCTCTATCCGCGGATGGAGGTCGGCGAATACCTGGATTTCGTGGGACAGGCGCGCGGCCTGCACGGAACCGGGCTGCGGCAGCGCCTGGGCTGGGTTCTGGAAAAAACCGGGCTGACGCCCATGTACCGTCGGCCCATCGGCGAACTGTCCAAGGGCTACCGCCAGCGCACGGCCCTGGCCCAGGCCCTGGTCCACGACCCCGAGGTCATCATCCTGGACGAGCCGACCACGGGCCTGGACCCGCACCAGATTCTGGAAATTCGCGGCCTGATCAGGGACCTGGCCGCGACCAAGACCGTGCTCTTCTCCACCCACATCCTGCAGGAAGTGGAAGCCATCGCCGACCGTGTGGTCATCATCAGCCAAGGCGCCATCAGGGCCCAAGGCACGACGGACGAACTGGCGGTCAAGGCCGGAGCCAGGGCATGGGGCCGGGCCGAAATCAAGGCCCAAGGCGCGGACATCACCGCGACCCTGAACGCGGCGGGCATCACCGACACGGAAATCCTGCGCGAGGCCGAAGGCTGGACGCGGCTGCGCTTCACGGCCCTGGACCCGATGGCCGCCCTGGAAGAACTGTCCGCCCTGTGCG
This region of Deltaproteobacteria bacterium genomic DNA includes:
- a CDS encoding D-glycerate dehydrogenase, which encodes MKPNVYVTRLIPAAGLDLLRTVCEVEVNPDDRPLGRDELLAKVRDKDGVIGLLTDRIDGEFFDAAPRLKGYANYAVGFDNIDVAEATRRRIPVSNTPGVLTDATAELAWTLLFAVARRVVEADAVMRSGQWSGWGPLQFLGADVCGKTLGIVGAGRIGTAMALMSKGFRMSVVYSSSSGRRNDVLEAELGARLVPFEDLLAQSDFISLHAPLTPRSKHLFNAAAFRRMKDSAILINTGRGPLIKEDDLVDALKIGQISGAGLDVYEFEPRLAQGLAALPNTVLLPHVGSATTSTRTNMATMAARNLLAMLSGGRPETCLNPEVL
- a CDS encoding ATP-binding cassette domain-containing protein, which gives rise to MIETHNLGMHFGPVTALKDATFRVGQGEILGLLGPNGAGKSTIMKILTTYLRPSTGTATVCGFDVLRDPLKVRQKIGYLPENLPLYPRMEVGEYLDFVGQARGLHGTGLRQRLGWVLEKTGLTPMYRRPIGELSKGYRQRTALAQALVHDPEVIILDEPTTGLDPHQILEIRGLIRDLAATKTVLFSTHILQEVEAIADRVVIISQGAIRAQGTTDELAVKAGARAWGRAEIKAQGADITATLNAAGITDTEILREAEGWTRLRFTALDPMAALEELSALCADKSWALRELTLPGPSLEDIFLALTRAEQAA